In Erpetoichthys calabaricus chromosome 11, fErpCal1.3, whole genome shotgun sequence, the DNA window AGTATTTGCTCCTTAAGAAGTTTTCATGTGCTCTGTAGCATTGGGTGGCAATTAGAGTCAGAATAGCGATTATAAACAACGAGGACACGGAACTCAAAACGATAATCAAGTAAAACGTAATCttatttccttcttcttcttttgtaatGCTTTTAATTTCAGATAAGGCGTGCGCTTCTGTGTTTTCAGCTGTAGTGATAATAACTGTTGCTGATGCAGAAAATGAGTTGCTTCCGCTGTCTTTCAccaatataataattttttgtaaatttacatCAGAATCAGTCATAGTTCGACGAGTTCTGATTTCTCCTGTATATCGTCCCACACTGAAAAGTGACAGGTCTGTAGCCTCCTCCAAGGAAAAAGAAAGCCAAGCGTTATATCCCACATCGGCATCATAGGCTCGGATTCTCGAAATCAAATAACCCGCTTTGACATTTCGAGGAATTGTCTCTTCTAACACTGCAGTCCCATTTGTGGTGACTGGAAACACGAATACTGGAGGATTGTCATTTTGATCTAAGATAAAAACAATCACTGTTACGGTGCAACTGAGTGAAGGCACTCCGGAATCTTTAGCCACGACGTTAACGgtaaaagtgttgcttttttctgcATCAAAGGTTGTAAAACTAAACACCTGTCCACTATCAGACATGATACTGAGAAATGGAACCATTTGTTTCCCCACGGTTTCTTTCTCCTGCAGATGATATGTTACAATAGCATTCTCGTTCGCATCCACGTCCTCAGCACTTACTGCTAAGATTGAGGCACCGGGGATGTTATTTTCTTCTATGTAGAAAATGTAAGGATCTTGCAGAAATCTGGGGTTGTTATCATTCACATCCaataagttaacaaaaacatttttttgtgatgAGAGAGAAGGATTGCCAAAATCTTTGGCGAGTATTGTTATGTTATACTGGGATACGGACTCCCTGTCCAATTTTGAGATTGTTTTCAAAGAATACAGATTTTCCTGAAAAGATGTCGTCAATTCAAAAGGCAGATTCCGTGATAGGGTacataatattttagaattaacACCAGAATCAAGATCTGTAATACTAATAAGTCCGATAGTTGTACCTGGCTTTACGTCCTCTTTTATTGAGCTAGTCAAAGATGTCACTTCTATAAATGGCGCATTATCATTcatgtctttaattttaattaatacgGTGCATTCGCTACTCATAGGCACATGTCCTCTGTCTGTAGCTTTTACCTGAATctcataaaatgttttcttttcaaagtCTATCAAACCCTTCACAGTTATTTCTCCATTGTAAATATCCAAATCGAACATATCAGCGACTTTATTCTTCACCGAGCtatcaaatgaataaataatttccCCATTGCTGCCCTCATCTAAATCAGAAGcgttcattttcaaaacaagaGACCCTACACTGCAGTTTTCCTCTAATGTTACAGAGTACATTTCTTCATCAAAAATCGGTGCATTGTCATTGACGTCACCGATCATTACAGTAATATTTATATTTCCCGATCTGGGGGGATTTCCCCCATCGATGGCTGTGAGCGTAAATTCATATTTTGCTTTAACTTCTCTATCCAAAGCCTTTTGCAATACTAACACTGGGATTCTGTCTTTACTACTGCCTTCTTTAACTTGTAGGAGAAAAGGAATGTCTTCACTCAGTTCATAAGATTTTAATGAATTAACGCCATAGTCAGGATCATAGGCTCCTTCGAGGGTGAAACGCGACCCAACAGGCGCAGATTCCCatatttcaagtatttttttcttttcccgaAATTCCGGAGAATTATCATTTATGTCTACAATTTCTATTTCAGCTTGATGTACTTCGAGCGGATTTTCAATAACAATCTTAATATTCAAAAAGCAAAGCTCCTCTTTGTCACAGAGCACTTCTCTATCAATGATTTCATTAACAAACAGAGTTCCGGTTTTGTGATTTACCTGCAGCGGTTGCTGTTTTGATCCAGAAATCAAACGAAACCCTCGACCTTCTAAGTCTTTTAAATCCAGGCCCATATCCTTTATAATATTACCGATCATCGTCCCTGGTATCGATTCCTCTTGAAGAGAATAACGTAATTTTGCAAACGCATTTCCCCAAAAGCACATAAGAAAACCAGAAATAATTAAATTCCGTTTGAAGTCACATGATCCACTCATCCTTGGCGTAATGCAAAAATTCTTTCCAGATAAAGGAATTCGCTGCAGTCTGATAAATATTATTTAACATGAAAACTCTGTAAAACAAAAGATTCTACTGAAAAAGATGTAAAATTAGcatagaaaaaaatcaacagaagCTTTGTGTCTTACGGAAAGCACGCACATAAATAGGGATgggctttctatttttttttccttgaactaCATCTGAAAAAGTAGACGGCAGCGACACCTTGCGTTTCCATCTTAAACTGCgatgaaattcacatttttctgtaCATGGTTGTTTAGAGGGAAAATACAGTgttaaaaataatctgtttaatatcatacaataaagtttaaaaaataactaatcgTAAATAGGTTTAGATGTTAGGTGTACAACATTTCATGTCTTAGTTCAAAAAGTGTTTGCAAATCAAATATTATTTCATTGAATATCTTTCCTGTTTTTCCTAGTTTTATACACTTTTTTTTGACTTCTTAATCTCTTATTATGAACATTTTATATAGTCGGATAGGGGACACACATAATGGGTTTAGTGTCTGTGTTATAGGAGgcaacaaacagaaatgaaaggatAGGTAGCATATTCCTATCTGTAAATTGTAACTATATTTGTTTATAAATAATTGATAGACTACATTTATTTCAATTGCTTTCTTTGTAGTATTTTTTACTATTATGTAGTAttgatttaaaaagcattttgttaAGGCACGTTTTCCTTTAGAATGTTTAAATGAATGTCATTGTATCAGATAAAAATGACAGGAATTTGTAGAAATGGCGAGTTAAAGTTTTTTTGCtgattattctattttatttattaatgactaGATGAGCCATGCAATTACTCTATTTACTCTTGTTGCTGTATGAAAATGAAGTATGTACAGTACAAAATCAAGTTTGGTTCAGTTCTGATAATACCTTTGAAAAGTTAATATTCATAAATGCAGAGTGACAACATACATAAAAtgtgttcctttttaatttaGAATTTCCCAATATTGATCAATTTCCTTATCCCATTTTTTCATGTTCTGGTTTCCAAGGAGCTGAAGCATATTCTTTTGCCATAAGGcacacacaggaaccaatccaTTGCAAGATATAATTTTGTTGCAAGACAGCTTATACCCATTTGAACATAAACACAATTTAATTCTAAATGTTAAACAGCCCATATGTTTTTAACTATATGAGAGTatactcaagaaaaaaaaatgcagaaaattcacACTCCACAGAAACAGTGACTAGACCTTGAGTAAAACATTTAATCTTGAATCTGTGAAGCAATATCACAAATTAGTGTATCACTCAATCTGCTGCTCCACATTTTATAatatgcaattaaataaaataaataacataacttTGTCAAATCTAATTAACCTTAATCAGGGTTTTGGAGCAGTAGAGATTATCATAATGCAAGGCAATAATCAGTGCTAGGTAGAGCATCAGTACATCTAAAAtctacatgttaatttttttttttatatatatatatatatatatatatatatatatatatatatatatatatatatatatatatatatatatatatatatatatatatatatatctcgcAGGAAACACAGAGCACACAACCCAGGATCAATCCCTTGGGCAGATCTTCAATCCATCGCTGGGtgaacactcacatacacaccagGACCAATTTAGTAATACCAATCCACTTAGCCTGCATGTCTATGAATTGTGGGAGAAAACTGACGAGCCCAGAGAAATCTCACCCGGACACAGGGATAACATGTAAACATCACAGGATGATCGGGgatacaaaccctggtctccttgctaTATATAGTGAGACAtacccggacaccatcagactgacaccacatctttataaaaatacacacatttatttttcttctctgcacaatacacagtcccgcacagcacactgtgctcctcgCAACAATCACCAATCTCTCTGTccatgggctgcctttcctctctccactggagcttcgtcctgctcccactcccaactccagctccctgattggagggaggcggccccttttaatctcatccggatgtgctccaggtgcttgatgttcttccagcagcacttcctggtgtggcagaagtgctgctcttgcaccaggaagcactccaggtgtccctggcaGGATCATCCTCCATTTTCCCAAGT includes these proteins:
- the LOC127529666 gene encoding protocadherin alpha-8-like, whose amino-acid sequence is MSGSCDFKRNLIISGFLMCFWGNAFAKLRYSLQEESIPGTMIGNIIKDMGLDLKDLEGRGFRLISGSKQQPLQVNHKTGTLFVNEIIDREVLCDKEELCFLNIKIVIENPLEVHQAEIEIVDINDNSPEFREKKKILEIWESAPVGSRFTLEGAYDPDYGVNSLKSYELSEDIPFLLQVKEGSSKDRIPVLVLQKALDREVKAKYEFTLTAIDGGNPPRSGNINITVMIGDVNDNAPIFDEEMYSVTLEENCSVGSLVLKMNASDLDEGSNGEIIYSFDSSVKNKVADMFDLDIYNGEITVKGLIDFEKKTFYEIQVKATDRGHVPMSSECTVLIKIKDMNDNAPFIEVTSLTSSIKEDVKPGTTIGLISITDLDSGVNSKILCTLSRNLPFELTTSFQENLYSLKTISKLDRESVSQYNITILAKDFGNPSLSSQKNVFVNLLDVNDNNPRFLQDPYIFYIEENNIPGASILAVSAEDVDANENAIVTYHLQEKETVGKQMVPFLSIMSDSGQVFSFTTFDAEKSNTFTVNVVAKDSGVPSLSCTVTVIVFILDQNDNPPVFVFPVTTNGTAVLEETIPRNVKAGYLISRIRAYDADVGYNAWLSFSLEEATDLSLFSVGRYTGEIRTRRTMTDSDVNLQKIIILVKDSGSNSFSASATVIITTAENTEAHALSEIKSITKEEEGNKITFYLIIVLSSVSSLFIIAILTLIATQCYRAHENFLRSKYLENVNYPEVSGSLFHSHNYQTAEKQFLFVGSEGSRNSVMEVGSNGNTLVISDGGINISPMVSDFMDNFK